In the genome of Salinispirillum sp. LH 10-3-1, one region contains:
- a CDS encoding chemotaxis protein CheW: MAKQLSTQAATAQPTLLPTLLLPMQASQLLVPNVAMAELVAHQLPQRPAQSLPEWIQGFVQWRGESVPLVLYENYLGKRRGAESNDLRIAIMNSISDQYKGRFYGILIQGIPRMQKITEEELVTLAGVPSSGTLFEVDTPLGPADLPDLEALEAALGQALP; the protein is encoded by the coding sequence ATGGCCAAACAACTCTCAACCCAAGCAGCCACTGCACAGCCCACCCTGCTGCCCACCCTGTTGTTGCCCATGCAAGCCAGCCAATTGTTGGTGCCAAACGTTGCAATGGCCGAATTGGTGGCCCACCAACTGCCGCAACGTCCGGCACAAAGTCTGCCTGAGTGGATTCAAGGATTCGTGCAATGGCGCGGTGAGTCTGTGCCCTTGGTACTTTACGAAAACTATCTAGGCAAGCGGCGCGGTGCCGAGTCTAACGATTTGCGCATTGCGATTATGAACAGCATCAGTGACCAGTATAAGGGACGCTTTTACGGCATACTCATTCAGGGGATTCCCCGCATGCAGAAGATCACCGAAGAAGAATTGGTCACCCTCGCAGGTGTACCTTCTTCAGGCACGCTGTTTGAAGTGGATACGCCATTAGGTCCGGCAGACCTACCGGACTTGGAAGCTCTGGAAGCCGCGTTAGGCCAAGCCCTGCCTTAG
- a CDS encoding chemotaxis protein CheB: protein MKDPAPRIGILADQPLQQQRLRSLLTEAGLHVVLCTAPQRTSPALLDSSSVALWLVDTDLEACPDDVLDAVFGEHQAPVIINEGMAQRQDEQAYQAWSRRLLDKIHSALPPAVSSPVTALIDDRELFSLPTPVKTVLPLPSSLTPTNEHDPVRTLWVIGASLGGPAAVKTFLDLLPAQLPCAFLYAQHIDAQFQDSLLNAVGRHSSLTLTHLREGITLRNGHVYLVPVEQTFSLDATNLVQLHDTRWSGPYAPSIDETMEFAAVQFSGQCHALIFSGMDGDALVGAEQIRAAGGQVWTQAPRSCIQSAMPDAIHQAGLSNYRDTPQALAHAIVNHLVTEQQRMSSSPLRTT from the coding sequence ATGAAGGACCCGGCCCCACGCATAGGTATACTCGCTGACCAGCCACTGCAGCAGCAGCGGCTGCGCAGCCTATTGACCGAGGCTGGTCTGCACGTGGTCCTCTGCACCGCTCCGCAACGTACAAGCCCGGCGCTGCTCGACAGCAGCAGTGTGGCCCTATGGTTGGTGGATACCGACCTAGAAGCCTGTCCGGATGACGTATTAGACGCTGTTTTTGGTGAGCACCAAGCACCTGTCATCATTAATGAAGGAATGGCACAGCGCCAAGATGAGCAAGCCTATCAGGCATGGTCACGCCGGTTACTGGACAAGATTCACAGCGCGCTACCGCCTGCGGTATCCAGTCCGGTAACGGCGTTGATTGATGACCGAGAACTGTTCAGTTTGCCCACGCCAGTCAAAACCGTTTTGCCGTTGCCCTCCAGCCTTACCCCGACCAATGAGCATGATCCGGTGCGCACGTTATGGGTGATTGGGGCATCTTTAGGCGGGCCTGCCGCCGTTAAGACCTTTCTCGATCTCTTACCGGCACAACTGCCTTGTGCCTTTTTATATGCCCAGCACATTGATGCACAGTTTCAAGACAGCCTATTGAACGCCGTCGGACGACACAGTAGCCTGACATTAACACACTTGCGAGAAGGCATTACCCTACGTAACGGCCATGTTTATCTGGTTCCCGTCGAGCAAACATTCAGCCTCGATGCGACAAACTTGGTTCAGCTGCACGATACCCGATGGTCTGGGCCCTATGCACCCAGCATTGATGAAACCATGGAGTTTGCTGCAGTACAATTCAGTGGCCAATGTCATGCGCTGATCTTCAGTGGCATGGACGGCGACGCCCTCGTCGGCGCCGAACAGATCCGTGCCGCTGGCGGACAGGTCTGGACACAAGCTCCGAGGTCATGCATTCAATCGGCTATGCCTGATGCCATCCATCAAGCTGGTCTGTCGAATTACCGCGATACGCCACAGGCGCTGGCCCATGCCATCGTTAACCACCTAGTGACCGAGCAGCAGCGCATGTCATCTAGCCCACTCCGGACAACCTGA